One Nicotiana sylvestris chromosome 12, ASM39365v2, whole genome shotgun sequence genomic window carries:
- the LOC138884076 gene encoding uncharacterized protein translates to MLKQIQVNIPLIEALKEMLGYAKMMKDLMSRKFDFQDLATVTLTQTCSVVVTRPVAKKLSDPGSFTIPCTIGNFTFAKTLCYLGANINLMPLVIYKRLGIGRARPTSMLLQLTDKTVKRPFGILDDVLIQVGKFVFPADFVILDCKVDEKIPIILGRPFLATGRDLIDCETGELKMRLNDEEIIFNVQKSMRRPCEFANCSLIDVVDVIVQSDDEVLTVEDPLAACLTNLEEVNGEDLAEWVLSLEGRGSWERNLEFEPLHLEKRETPPAKPSIEEPPKLELKPLPVHLRVAFEELKQRLVTTPIIIAPNWEQPFELMCDASDYAVGAVLG, encoded by the exons ATGCTCAAGCAAATTCAGGttaatattccattgattgaagCTTTAAAGGAGATGCTTGGATACGCAAAAATGATGAAAGACTTAATGTCCCGGAAATTTgacttccaagacttggccacggtGACACTTACTCAAACGTGTAGTGTAGTGGTAACTAGACCTGTTGCTAAAAAGCTCTCTGATCCAGGGAGTTTTactattccatgcactattggaaACTTTACTTTTGCGAAAACACTCTGTTATTTAGGTGCCAAcattaatcttatgcccctggtcaTTTACAAAAGGTTGGGCATTgggagagctagacccacctctatgttgttgcagctgaCTGACAAGACTGTGAAGCGTCCATTTGGGATCCTTGATGATGTACTTATTCAGGTGGGGAAAttcgtgttccctgcagattttgtgatattggattgcAAAGTGGATGAAAAAATTCCTATCATcttaggaagaccattcttggccacagGGAGAGATCTTATTGATTGTGAGACCGGGGAACTTAAGATGAGGCTCAATGACGAAGAGATtatattcaatgtgcagaaatctatgaggcgaccatgtgagttcgccaattgctctcttattgatgtcgtggatgtaatcgtacAATCTGATGATGAAGTGTTGACGGTTGAGGATCCCCTCGCTGCATGTTTGACGAATTTGGAGGAAGTGAATGGTGAGGACTTGGCGGAATGGGTGTTGTCACTGGAAGGTAGAGGGTCTTGGGAAAGAAATCTAGAGTTTGAGCCCCTACACTTAGAAAAGAGGGAgactcctccagctaagccatccattgaagaaccacCGAAGCTGGAACTAAAGCCATTGCCAgtccacctcag GGTAGCGTTTGAGGAGTTGAAGCAGAGGCtggtcacaacacccatcattattgcccccaactgggagcaaccattcgaactaatgtgtgacgctagtgactacgcagtgggggcagtgctgggCTAG